In Alteribacter lacisalsi, a genomic segment contains:
- a CDS encoding LacI family DNA-binding transcriptional regulator → MATIKDIAKAAGVSVTTVSRALNGYSDVNEKTRIRIRKVADELNYSPNAVARSLVMSKTKTIGLLVSELNRSGAKDMFMFEVMCGINDAASDNDYDLILFSTNPAKQQAKSYSQLCRERQVEGVIMQGIKSHDPYLQEIIDSNIPCVLVDVELEGENVGHVTTDNVFGSQMAVKHLINLGHEKIAMLNGHDQAAVSRKRLSGYRKALEEAGIPFKEEYVMNGEFREDQAETVAFNFLTRNNEVTAMFCASDLMALGVLRAARRIGISVPEKLSIVGFDDITLAQYSHPQLTTIAQDKYQMGYEAARLLTAMLEKSTKKRRIILDNQLVVRESTTQLNS, encoded by the coding sequence ATGGCGACAATTAAAGATATCGCAAAAGCTGCAGGTGTCTCTGTTACGACGGTTTCACGTGCATTAAACGGCTACAGTGATGTAAATGAAAAAACGAGGATCCGAATTCGGAAGGTGGCAGATGAACTTAACTATAGCCCCAACGCTGTAGCGAGAAGCCTGGTCATGAGTAAAACGAAGACCATTGGTCTACTCGTTTCCGAACTGAACAGGTCCGGAGCGAAAGACATGTTTATGTTTGAAGTAATGTGCGGAATAAACGATGCGGCTTCAGATAATGATTACGACCTCATATTATTTAGTACCAATCCTGCAAAGCAGCAGGCTAAAAGCTATTCACAGCTTTGCCGTGAACGTCAGGTCGAGGGAGTTATCATGCAGGGGATCAAATCCCACGATCCATACTTGCAGGAAATTATCGACAGCAATATCCCCTGTGTCCTGGTGGATGTGGAGCTTGAAGGGGAAAACGTAGGGCATGTGACAACAGATAATGTGTTTGGTTCCCAGATGGCAGTTAAACATCTCATCAATCTCGGACATGAAAAGATCGCCATGTTAAACGGACACGATCAGGCCGCTGTGAGCAGAAAAAGGCTGAGCGGTTACCGTAAAGCACTGGAAGAAGCGGGTATTCCTTTTAAAGAGGAATATGTCATGAACGGGGAATTCCGCGAAGACCAGGCAGAAACCGTTGCTTTCAACTTTCTCACCAGGAACAATGAAGTTACGGCAATGTTCTGTGCGAGTGACCTGATGGCACTCGGAGTACTCAGGGCAGCCAGAAGGATTGGTATTTCAGTGCCCGAAAAGCTCAGCATCGTTGGATTTGATGACATCACGCTTGCACAGTACTCACATCCTCAGCTGACTACCATTGCACAGGATAAGTACCAGATGGGCTATGAGGCAGCGCGTCTGCTTACCGCTATGCTGGAAAAGTCAACGAAAAAAAGAAGGATAATCCTTGATAACCAGCTGGTCGTGAGGGAGTCGACAACTCAGTTGAATAGTTAA
- a CDS encoding sigma-54-dependent transcriptional regulator, with the protein MDTSILLVEDNEKLRRLMKLTLEKEGYRIAEASDGKTARVLFEEETFDIVLSDILLPDTTGIKLMEEWKESSPGVCYILCTAYGDVEDAVNAMKLGAFDYLTKPIKADELKVVIERAVEWVRLNKENQYLKKVFADQRQLHGMAGASTAMKRVFDMVHKVASQPITVLLQGESGTGKSRCAQAIHLESDRKNRPYVEVNCAAIPDQLLESELFGFTKGAFTGATRAQKGKFEAADGGTLFLDEIAEISPGLQAKLLQVTQDKTFYPLGSNEQKKVDVRLIAATNRDLWEMVQEGTFREDLYYRLNIIGINIPSLRERAEDLPLLIDQLTEEVSREHNSNYELEAGLMKKLSAYSWPGNIRELYNAIARAAVLSEGTTLRFTDFPKEVREATEGGDGRGEAEPSEEQAGTELGDDYSLTNELQNYEQSAIEEALRQSLGNQAQAAELLGISRQSLLYKVRKYGLQGQSV; encoded by the coding sequence GTGGACACATCCATTCTGCTCGTAGAGGACAATGAAAAGCTGCGCAGGCTGATGAAGCTGACACTTGAGAAGGAAGGCTACCGGATTGCCGAAGCGTCTGATGGGAAAACGGCCAGGGTTCTTTTTGAGGAAGAGACGTTTGATATAGTGCTCTCCGACATTCTTCTTCCAGATACAACTGGGATTAAGCTGATGGAAGAGTGGAAAGAATCATCTCCCGGGGTCTGTTACATTTTGTGTACGGCATACGGTGACGTCGAGGATGCCGTTAATGCCATGAAGCTGGGGGCGTTTGACTACCTGACAAAACCGATTAAAGCTGATGAACTGAAAGTGGTTATCGAGCGTGCGGTGGAGTGGGTCAGGCTGAACAAGGAAAATCAGTATCTGAAAAAAGTATTCGCAGATCAGCGCCAGCTTCACGGTATGGCAGGGGCAAGTACAGCGATGAAGCGCGTGTTTGATATGGTGCATAAAGTGGCAAGCCAGCCGATTACTGTCCTTCTTCAAGGGGAAAGCGGAACCGGAAAAAGCCGCTGTGCCCAGGCGATTCATTTGGAGAGTGACCGGAAAAACAGACCCTATGTGGAAGTAAACTGCGCTGCGATCCCCGACCAGCTCCTTGAAAGTGAATTGTTCGGCTTTACCAAAGGGGCATTCACCGGGGCCACACGGGCGCAGAAAGGGAAGTTCGAGGCAGCGGACGGAGGAACGCTATTCCTTGATGAAATTGCTGAAATTTCTCCGGGGCTTCAGGCAAAGCTGTTGCAGGTAACCCAGGACAAAACGTTCTATCCCCTCGGCAGTAACGAACAGAAGAAGGTCGATGTTCGGCTGATCGCCGCTACGAACCGCGACCTCTGGGAAATGGTGCAGGAAGGGACATTCCGGGAAGACCTGTATTACCGTCTGAACATTATCGGTATAAACATTCCCTCCCTGCGTGAACGGGCCGAGGATCTGCCTCTGCTGATCGATCAGCTTACTGAGGAAGTAAGCAGGGAGCACAACAGCAACTACGAACTTGAAGCGGGTCTGATGAAAAAACTGAGTGCCTACAGCTGGCCGGGAAACATCCGTGAGCTGTATAACGCGATCGCCCGTGCAGCGGTACTTTCGGAAGGGACAACCCTTCGCTTCACCGATTTTCCAAAAGAAGTACGTGAGGCGACTGAAGGAGGGGATGGCCGCGGGGAAGCGGAACCGTCAGAGGAGCAGGCTGGTACGGAACTTGGAGACGATTATTCCCTCACGAATGAACTCCAGAATTACGAGCAGTCTGCGATCGAAGAAGCGCTTCGCCAGTCGTTGGGAAATCAGGCGCAGGCTGCCGAACTGCTCGGTATTTCACGCCAGAGCCTCCTCTATAAAGTACGGAAATACGGCCTCCAGGGCCAGAGTGTCTGA